The proteins below are encoded in one region of Acidobacteriota bacterium:
- a CDS encoding site-2 protease family protein, translating into MEIGTIVLTFIGLLLALTVHEAAHAWAASRLGDPTARLLGRLSLNPLVHIDPVGTVLLPLVAFTMNAPIIGWAKPVPVDGRHLRHFRRDFMWIALAGPASNLLLAVIASLALRALPFLPLTAGTLAVVEPLGQFFYAFFRINILLAVFNMIPVPPLDGSNVVAAMLPARLAHQWDRIRPFGIFILYGLILTGTLSALIVPPTRFLVGLLS; encoded by the coding sequence GTGGAAATCGGAACCATTGTCCTGACGTTCATCGGGCTGCTCCTGGCCCTCACCGTGCACGAAGCCGCGCACGCATGGGCCGCGTCGCGCCTGGGCGATCCCACCGCGCGCCTCCTCGGCCGGCTCTCGCTGAACCCGCTCGTCCACATCGACCCCGTCGGGACGGTCCTGCTGCCGCTGGTGGCGTTCACCATGAACGCGCCGATCATCGGCTGGGCGAAGCCCGTGCCCGTCGATGGCCGGCACCTGCGCCACTTCAGGCGCGACTTCATGTGGATCGCGCTGGCTGGGCCGGCGAGCAACCTGCTGCTGGCGGTGATCGCGAGTCTGGCGCTGCGCGCGCTGCCGTTCCTGCCGCTCACGGCGGGCACGCTGGCGGTGGTGGAGCCGCTGGGGCAGTTCTTCTACGCGTTCTTCCGGATCAACATCCTGCTGGCCGTGTTCAACATGATCCCCGTCCCTCCCCTCGACGGCAGCAACGTCGTCGCGGCGATGTTGCCGGCAAGGCTGGCGCATCAATGGGATCGGATTCGGCCGTTCGGCATCTTCATCCTCTACGGGCTGATCCTCACGGGCACGCTGAGTGCCCTGATCGTCCCGCCGACTCGTTTCCTCGTCGGATTGCTGTCGTGA
- the scpB gene encoding SMC-Scp complex subunit ScpB, producing MSDEQTPDVNVEDAVIEIEPPAEEAGPFEPIVGDLQDPELFDPDEVANAPRAPHPLKPVVEALIFASPEPLTLKAMGRLLDDQPREDIQAALAEVRESYGRSDGLQLVEVAGGYQIVTRPELYEWVRRLFKERTTSKLSVQALETLAVIAYKQPVTSGEIAEIRGVSATTGVLNTLLDRKLVKIVGRKQVVGRPFMYGTTREFLDKFGLRDLSDLPKVEDMSEALGFDLPSPVDEDESVSLPFDDAPPVEPLLFEESELQAAAMPAADVADDSVAIDADEAVDAPPDEDR from the coding sequence ATGAGCGACGAGCAGACCCCTGACGTGAACGTCGAAGACGCCGTGATCGAGATCGAGCCCCCCGCCGAGGAGGCAGGGCCGTTCGAGCCGATCGTCGGCGACCTCCAGGACCCGGAGCTGTTCGACCCCGACGAGGTGGCCAACGCGCCGCGCGCGCCGCATCCGCTCAAGCCCGTGGTCGAGGCATTGATCTTCGCGTCGCCGGAGCCGCTCACGCTCAAGGCGATGGGCCGCCTGCTCGACGATCAGCCGCGCGAGGACATCCAAGCCGCGCTCGCCGAGGTCCGCGAGTCGTACGGCAGATCCGACGGGCTGCAACTGGTGGAGGTGGCCGGCGGCTACCAGATCGTCACGCGTCCCGAGTTGTACGAATGGGTGCGCCGGCTGTTCAAGGAGCGCACCACGTCGAAGCTGTCGGTGCAGGCGCTCGAGACGCTGGCCGTGATCGCGTACAAACAGCCGGTCACGTCAGGTGAGATCGCCGAGATCCGCGGCGTGAGCGCCACCACCGGCGTGCTCAACACGCTGCTCGATCGCAAGCTCGTGAAGATCGTGGGGCGCAAGCAGGTGGTCGGGCGGCCGTTCATGTACGGCACCACGCGTGAGTTCCTCGACAAGTTCGGCCTGCGCGATCTGTCGGACCTGCCCAAGGTCGAGGACATGTCGGAGGCGCTCGGCTTCGACCTGCCGTCGCCCGTCGACGAGGACGAGAGCGTATCGCTGCCGTTCGACGATGCGCCGCCCGTCGAGCCGCTGCTGTTCGAAGAGTCGGAACTGCAGGCAGCCGCCATGCCTGCCGCCGACGTCGCGGACGACAGCGTCGCCATCGATGCCGACGAGGCCGTCGACGCGCCGCCGGACGAGGACCGCTGA
- the trpS gene encoding tryptophan--tRNA ligase has protein sequence MGSDSAVRHLHPLRADPHGHAECPDRPADSFPRRIAVVTKRVVSGMRPTGKLHLGHLVGALRNWTSLQEQYDCFYFAADWHALTTDYADTSKLPGYVIDNVTDWIAAGVDPERSTIFVQSLVPEHAELHLLLSMMIPIPWLERVPTYKEQQDQLTEKDLSTYGFLGYPLLQTADVIIYDAHYVPVGEDQVPHLELSREVVRRVHHMHGPIFVEPQALLTNFPRLPGLDNRKMSKSYQNTIDLSDSAADVEAKVRQMYTDPKRVRADIPGTVEGNPVFIYHDAFNPDRDEVEDLKTRYREGRVGDVEVKKKLARALNAAMDPLRERRADLAANPERVREIIHEGSRKARAVAVETMRRVRDTLHLAY, from the coding sequence ATGGGATCGGATTCGGCCGTTCGGCATCTTCATCCTCTACGGGCTGATCCTCACGGGCACGCTGAGTGCCCTGATCGTCCCGCCGACTCGTTTCCTCGTCGGATTGCTGTCGTGACCAAGCGTGTGGTGTCGGGCATGCGCCCGACCGGCAAGTTGCATCTGGGGCACCTCGTGGGCGCCCTGCGGAACTGGACCAGCCTGCAGGAGCAGTACGACTGCTTCTATTTCGCGGCCGACTGGCACGCGCTGACCACCGACTACGCCGATACGAGCAAGCTGCCCGGCTATGTGATCGACAACGTCACGGACTGGATTGCGGCGGGCGTCGATCCGGAGCGATCGACGATCTTCGTGCAGTCGCTCGTGCCCGAGCACGCGGAACTGCACCTGCTGCTGTCGATGATGATCCCGATTCCGTGGCTGGAGCGCGTGCCCACGTACAAGGAGCAGCAGGATCAGCTCACCGAGAAGGATCTGTCGACGTACGGATTTCTCGGGTATCCGCTGCTGCAGACGGCCGACGTCATCATCTACGACGCGCACTACGTGCCGGTGGGCGAGGACCAGGTGCCGCACCTCGAACTGTCGCGAGAGGTGGTGCGACGCGTGCACCATATGCACGGCCCGATCTTCGTGGAGCCGCAGGCCCTGCTCACCAACTTCCCGCGTCTGCCCGGTCTCGACAACCGGAAGATGAGCAAGAGCTACCAGAACACGATCGATCTGTCGGATAGCGCGGCCGACGTCGAGGCCAAGGTGCGGCAGATGTACACGGACCCCAAGCGCGTGCGCGCCGACATTCCGGGCACCGTCGAAGGCAACCCCGTGTTCATCTACCACGACGCATTCAACCCGGATCGCGACGAGGTGGAGGACCTGAAGACCCGCTATCGCGAAGGCCGCGTCGGCGACGTCGAAGTGAAGAAGAAGCTCGCGCGGGCGCTCAACGCCGCGATGGATCCCCTGCGCGAACGGCGCGCGGATCTCGCCGCCAACCCAGAACGCGTGCGCGAGATCATCCACGAAGGCTCGCGCAAGGCGCGCGCCGTGGCCGTCGAGACCATGCGCCGCGTGCGCGACACGCTGCATCTGGCCTACTGA
- a CDS encoding rRNA pseudouridine synthase, giving the protein MTAQRLQKILSASGVASRRVAETLIAEGRVRVNGQVVSELGAKADPDADRIDVDGRRLHTAVAKRYLLLYKPVNYVTTRSDPQRRPTVLTLLGDAGQGLYPVGRLDFDSEGLILLTNDGELADRLTHPRHEVPRVYEVRVFGVPSREVLTRLETGVPLDGRRTAPAKVHVIESFTKKSGEQSLLQIVIHEGRNRQVRRMCQAVGLPVITLARTGIGTLTDRRMKPGMYRELRPAEVQQLRADAGLAPGPAPARTRTSTAPQPGVQFGHAKTPSGIPRTRGGKPRTTKKITLREASRAGRTKARQK; this is encoded by the coding sequence ATGACAGCCCAGCGACTCCAGAAGATCCTGTCGGCCTCCGGCGTCGCGTCGCGGCGTGTCGCCGAGACGCTCATCGCCGAAGGCCGCGTGCGCGTGAACGGACAGGTCGTGAGCGAACTCGGCGCCAAAGCCGACCCGGATGCCGACCGTATCGACGTGGATGGCCGTCGCCTGCACACGGCGGTGGCGAAGCGGTATCTCCTGCTCTACAAGCCGGTCAACTACGTGACGACCCGCTCGGACCCGCAGCGTCGTCCGACGGTGTTGACGCTGCTCGGTGATGCGGGGCAGGGACTGTACCCGGTCGGGCGCCTGGACTTCGACTCCGAAGGACTCATCCTGCTCACCAACGACGGTGAGTTGGCCGATCGCCTCACGCACCCGCGCCATGAGGTGCCGCGCGTGTACGAAGTCCGGGTGTTCGGCGTGCCGTCGCGCGAAGTCCTGACCAGGCTCGAGACGGGCGTGCCGCTCGACGGCCGCCGCACGGCACCGGCCAAGGTGCATGTGATCGAGAGCTTCACCAAGAAGTCAGGCGAGCAGTCGCTGCTCCAGATCGTCATCCACGAGGGGCGTAACCGTCAGGTGCGCCGCATGTGCCAGGCCGTCGGCCTGCCCGTGATCACCCTCGCGCGCACGGGCATCGGTACGCTCACCGACCGCCGCATGAAGCCCGGGATGTATCGCGAACTGCGTCCAGCCGAAGTACAGCAACTCCGTGCCGATGCCGGACTCGCCCCCGGCCCCGCTCCGGCCCGCACGCGCACCAGCACCGCCCCGCAACCCGGTGTCCAGTTCGGCCACGCGAAGACCCCATCCGGCATCCCCCGCACCCGCGGCGGCAAGCCACGCACGACAAAGAAGATCACGCTCAGGGAAGCGTCACGCGCAGGACGGACGAAAGCGCGACAGAAGTAA
- a CDS encoding segregation/condensation protein A — translation MDSGLERFPVKLEVFEGPLDLLLHLIRKHELDIYDIPIALITRQYLDYIGLMEELQLDVAGDFLVMAATLIHIKSRSLLPRPAPEQEEPEEDPRDALVRRLVEHQKFKAAAELLHDKETVRSAQWARPDERIALLAGEGLDKEPELEVDLFSLMTAFKAVVERARQRPAVYLPMEQMPLEVRIEQLMVRLAGVEALGFEELFDDVAGRGDLIVTFLAILEMIRLKVLRVFQSGSGGPIRVYRRDRPADAPRPIEHHEPAAPPQGTPGSQS, via the coding sequence ATGGACTCCGGGCTCGAACGTTTTCCGGTCAAGCTCGAAGTGTTCGAGGGCCCGCTCGATCTCCTGCTGCACCTGATCAGGAAGCACGAGCTCGACATCTACGACATCCCGATTGCGCTCATCACGCGTCAGTACCTCGACTACATCGGGCTGATGGAGGAGTTGCAGCTCGACGTCGCGGGCGACTTCCTCGTGATGGCGGCCACGCTGATCCACATCAAATCGCGCAGCCTGCTGCCGCGCCCGGCGCCCGAGCAGGAGGAGCCCGAAGAGGATCCGCGCGACGCGTTGGTGCGTCGGCTCGTCGAGCACCAGAAGTTCAAGGCGGCGGCCGAACTGCTCCACGACAAGGAGACCGTGCGCAGCGCGCAGTGGGCCCGCCCAGACGAGCGTATCGCCCTGCTCGCGGGCGAAGGTCTCGACAAGGAACCGGAGCTCGAAGTCGACCTGTTCAGCCTCATGACGGCCTTCAAGGCCGTGGTCGAGCGGGCCAGGCAGCGCCCGGCGGTGTACCTGCCGATGGAGCAGATGCCGCTCGAGGTGCGCATCGAGCAGTTGATGGTGCGCCTGGCCGGCGTCGAGGCTCTGGGCTTCGAGGAACTGTTCGACGATGTGGCGGGGCGCGGCGACCTGATCGTGACCTTCCTGGCCATTCTGGAGATGATTCGTCTCAAGGTGCTCCGCGTGTTCCAGAGCGGCTCCGGCGGACCCATCCGCGTGTATCGCCGTGACAGGCCCGCCGATGCCCCCCGCCCGATCGAGCACCATGAGCCTGCCGCGCCGCCGCAAGGCACGCCCGGATCGCAGTCATGA
- a CDS encoding CDP-alcohol phosphatidyltransferase family protein, whose amino-acid sequence MTFTSAVGAIFWFPLSAIIRLCVALRIHPNVLTFIGVCINLAGAWALALGRFFLAGLIIVAANIFDYIDGKVAHQTGTASAFGGFWDSVMDRFSDLALFLGLVYLYASLQRADYVLVTALAMTFTVLTSYTRARAESLIDKCKVGFMERPERIVLFMIGAFTNRMAAVLWVILVLSALTVAGRIYHTWRELEARKVAA is encoded by the coding sequence ATGACCTTCACGAGCGCCGTTGGCGCGATCTTCTGGTTCCCGCTGAGCGCCATCATCCGCCTCTGCGTGGCGCTGCGCATCCACCCGAACGTCCTGACGTTCATCGGCGTCTGCATCAATCTCGCCGGGGCGTGGGCGCTGGCGCTCGGACGGTTCTTCCTCGCCGGCCTCATCATCGTCGCCGCCAACATCTTCGATTACATCGACGGCAAGGTGGCACACCAGACGGGCACGGCCAGCGCGTTCGGCGGGTTCTGGGACTCGGTGATGGACAGGTTCTCGGACCTGGCGCTGTTTCTCGGGCTCGTCTACCTGTACGCGTCGCTGCAGCGCGCCGACTACGTGCTCGTGACGGCGCTGGCGATGACCTTCACGGTCCTCACGAGCTACACCCGGGCCAGAGCCGAGTCGCTCATCGACAAGTGCAAGGTGGGCTTCATGGAGCGTCCGGAGCGCATCGTGCTGTTCATGATCGGCGCGTTCACCAATCGCATGGCGGCCGTGCTCTGGGTCATCCTCGTGCTGTCGGCGCTGACGGTGGCCGGCCGCATCTACCACACATGGCGTGAGCTCGAAGCTCGGAAGGTGGCGGCATGA
- the uvrC gene encoding excinuclease ABC subunit UvrC has product MAIEDLKAQIARLPEQPGVYLYRNQAGDTIYVGKARALRDRVRSYLGARGTSPKTEALLDETHGLDVIVTDSVVEALALENNLIKERSPKYNIKLRDDKTYPYLRLSESEAFPRVSVVRRVANDGDYYAGPFMPASLAWQTRNLSHKLFGIRSCREVITGQRGRPCLEYDIKRCLAPCVASICTAEQYGHAVRDARLLLEGRSDELIEDLESRMYAAADEERYEQAAQLRDTIRTLETLRDRQQKMATPRLGDRDAIGAKLGPGGAVVQAFQVRSGRVVDRVELVTNADQARDARMEDLLERALTHLYADHAPPPEVIVPRTLPDMDLLAEWLSARAGRQVTLSVPQRGDKRALLDLAERNASLSYDARFNADGAAHYEALETVQAALGLPALPRRIDCFDISTLQGAETVASMVVCQDGRMKRSEYRKFRIRQPATGNRQPDSGQPPATGKEPTTGNGQPESNAGNAENASLEAGCRLPVADCRFLDDFAAMHQVVSRRYRKVAEDDGPWPDLIVIDGGKGQLNAAYEALEGLGLDHLVAVGLAKQEELVFTRDSEDPIAFGDGTPALRLLQRIRDEAHRFAVTFHRAARTNRDLRSELDDIAQVGPRRRKQLLTAFGSLAGVRRASREELTTVVGARVADAILRHFASGT; this is encoded by the coding sequence ATGGCGATAGAAGACCTCAAAGCCCAGATCGCGCGTCTGCCCGAACAGCCCGGCGTCTATCTCTACCGCAACCAGGCGGGAGACACCATCTACGTGGGCAAGGCCCGCGCGCTGCGCGACCGGGTGCGCAGCTACCTCGGTGCCCGCGGCACCTCACCGAAGACCGAGGCCCTCCTCGACGAAACGCACGGCCTCGACGTCATCGTCACCGACTCGGTGGTCGAGGCGCTGGCGCTCGAGAACAACCTGATCAAGGAACGGTCGCCGAAGTACAACATCAAGCTGCGCGACGACAAGACGTATCCCTACCTCCGGCTGAGCGAGTCCGAGGCGTTCCCGCGCGTGTCGGTGGTGCGGCGGGTGGCCAACGATGGCGACTACTACGCCGGCCCGTTCATGCCGGCGTCGCTGGCGTGGCAGACGCGCAATCTGTCGCACAAACTGTTCGGGATCCGATCGTGCCGCGAAGTGATCACGGGCCAGCGCGGTCGTCCGTGTCTCGAGTACGACATCAAGCGGTGCCTCGCGCCGTGCGTCGCGTCGATCTGCACGGCGGAGCAGTACGGTCATGCGGTGCGCGATGCGCGGCTCCTCCTCGAGGGCCGGAGCGACGAGCTGATCGAGGACCTCGAGTCGCGGATGTACGCCGCGGCCGACGAGGAGCGGTACGAGCAGGCCGCGCAGCTGCGCGACACGATTCGCACGCTCGAAACCCTGCGCGATCGCCAGCAGAAGATGGCCACGCCGCGCCTGGGCGATCGCGACGCCATCGGCGCGAAGCTCGGACCAGGTGGCGCCGTCGTTCAGGCCTTCCAGGTCCGCTCCGGCCGCGTCGTCGATCGCGTCGAGCTCGTGACGAACGCGGACCAGGCACGTGACGCGCGGATGGAGGACCTGCTGGAGCGCGCGCTGACGCACCTCTACGCCGACCATGCGCCGCCACCGGAAGTGATCGTCCCGCGGACGCTGCCCGACATGGACCTGCTCGCGGAGTGGCTGTCGGCTCGCGCCGGACGCCAGGTCACGCTGAGCGTGCCGCAGCGTGGCGACAAACGTGCGCTCCTCGACCTCGCCGAACGGAACGCGTCGCTGTCCTACGACGCGCGTTTCAACGCCGACGGCGCCGCGCACTACGAAGCGCTCGAAACGGTGCAGGCCGCGCTCGGCCTGCCCGCGCTGCCGCGCCGCATCGACTGCTTCGACATCTCAACCCTGCAGGGCGCGGAGACCGTCGCGTCCATGGTCGTCTGCCAGGACGGCCGCATGAAGCGGTCGGAGTATCGGAAGTTCAGAATTCGGCAACCGGCAACGGGCAACCGGCAACCGGATAGCGGACAGCCTCCGGCAACCGGCAAGGAACCGACAACCGGCAACGGGCAACCGGAAAGCAATGCCGGAAATGCCGAGAATGCGTCCCTGGAGGCCGGTTGCCGGTTGCCGGTTGCCGATTGCCGGTTTCTTGACGATTTCGCGGCCATGCACCAGGTGGTGTCGCGGCGGTACAGGAAAGTGGCCGAGGACGATGGGCCGTGGCCGGACCTGATTGTGATCGACGGTGGGAAAGGGCAGCTCAACGCGGCGTACGAGGCGCTCGAGGGGCTTGGACTCGACCACCTCGTGGCCGTGGGGTTGGCCAAGCAGGAGGAACTCGTCTTCACGCGCGACAGCGAGGACCCCATCGCCTTCGGTGACGGGACGCCCGCGCTCCGCCTGCTCCAGCGCATCCGCGACGAGGCGCACCGCTTCGCCGTCACGTTCCATCGCGCCGCGCGGACCAACAGGGATCTCCGGTCCGAACTCGACGACATCGCCCAGGTCGGCCCGCGCCGGCGCAAGCAGCTGCTGACGGCGTTCGGCAGTCTGGCCGGCGTGCGACGCGCCAGCCGGGAGGAACTCACCACGGTGGTCGGCGCGCGGGTGGCCGACGCCATCCTCCGCCATTTCGCCAGCGGCACCTGA